The Ignavibacteriales bacterium genome contains the following window.
TCCGAACATAGGTTGCAGCTTTTAAATCTAATGCCCGGCCGAGATGAATCAACGCGTACCATTGTTTAAGTTTGTTTTTCTGAATCTTTATTTGAACATCTTTCAAAGGTTCAAGTTCAATATTTTTTATTTCTGTGTTTAAAGTAGTATTCACAATTATATTCAAATTTGATAATACATAACAATTTTATAGCTCCAAGATATAACAATTTTTTGTTAAGACAAATTTCATTATATTCTTGCCATGAATCAGAAAACAATAAATATCTTATTTATCGGCGATATAATCGGAAAACCGGGTTTAGAAATCACCGAAACACTTCTCAAAAATTATATTCAAAAATACAACGCCGATATATGTATTGCAAACGGTGAAAATCTTGTTGAAGGAAAAGGAATTGATGAAAAATCTGCCGAAAAGGTTTTCTCACTTGGAGTTAATGTCATAACCGGCGGTAACCATCTTTGGGATAATTGGAATGCACGGAAACTTCTCTCAGGCAACCGTAATGTTCTCCGTCCCTTAAACTATCCTTCCGAAAATCCTGGAAACGGTTTCGTAATTTACGATCTTGGTGAAAAGGGGAAAGTGGGTGTTCTCAACTTACAGGGACGTGTTTATATGCAGCCGATAGATTGTCCTTTTAAAAAAGGAGATTGGGCGGTTGAAAAAATCAGGGAGCAAACAAAAGTGATTTTTGTTGATTTCCACGCGGAAGCCACAGCGGAGAAAATGGCACTCGGCTGGTATTTAGACGGGCGGGTGAGCGCGGTAATTGGAACGCATACCCATGTGCAGACATCT
Protein-coding sequences here:
- a CDS encoding TIGR00282 family metallophosphoesterase; this translates as MNQKTINILFIGDIIGKPGLEITETLLKNYIQKYNADICIANGENLVEGKGIDEKSAEKVFSLGVNVITGGNHLWDNWNARKLLSGNRNVLRPLNYPSENPGNGFVIYDLGEKGKVGVLNLQGRVYMQPIDCPFKKGDWAVEKIREQTKVIFVDFHAEATAEKMALGWYLDGRVSAVIGTHTHVQTSDARILPQGTAYITDTGMTGPYDSIIGMKKEIGLKRFILQTTFKYEVAAFDVRLCGVFVQVDAETGKAIKMERFCFPEF